AGCGTTCTGTAAGCCGATGAAGGTGAATTGAGAAGTTTGCTGGAGGTATCAGAAGTGCGAATGCTGACATGAGTAACGTAAAATAAGTGAGATTCTTATTGGCCGAAAACCCAAGGATTCCTACGCAATGTTAATCAACGTAGGGTAAGCCGGCCCCTAAGGCGTAGCTGAAGAGTGAAGTCGATGGGAAACAGGTTAATATTCCTGTGCCGCTTATATGAACGAAGGAGGGACGGAGAAGGTTAGGTAGGCCTGGCGCATGGTTGTCCAGGTGAAAGTATGTAGGTAGAGGTGTTAGGCAAACCCGGCATCTTGTTGATCTGAGATACGAGACGAAGTCAAACTTGTTTGACGAAGCTATTGATACCATGCTTCCAGGAAAAGCTTCTAAGTATATTGTATAAGCGACCGTACTGTAAACCGACACTGGTGGGTAGGTAGAGAATACTAAGGCTATGAGATAACTCTGGTGAAGGAACTAGGCAAAATGACACCGTAACTTTGGAAGAAGGTGTGCCCTTGATGGTGATGAGACTTGCTCTTTGAGCTGTTGGGGGTTGCAAATACCAGGTGGCTGCGACTGTTTATCAAAAACACAGCACTCTGCGAAATCGTAAGATGAAGTATAGGGTGTGACGCCTGCCCGGTGCTGGAAGGTTAATTGAAGGGGTTAGCTTAGGCGAAGCTCTGGATCGAAGCCCCAGTAAACGGCGGCCGTAACTATAACGGTCCTAAGGTAGCGAAATTCCTTGTCGGGTAAGTTCCGACCTGCACGAATGGCGTAACGATGGCCACACTGTCTCCACCAGAGGCTCAGTGAAATTGAAATCGCTGTGAAGATGCAGTGTACCCGCGGTTAGACGGAAAGACCCCGTGAACCTTTACTATAGCTTTGCACTGGACTTTGAATATTTATGTGTAGGATAGGTGGGAGACTAAGAAGCAGCTACGCCAGTAGTTGTGGAGTTGACCTTGAAATACCACCCTTGAATATTTGAAGTTCTAACTCAGGAGAGATTCGAGGACAGTGTATGGTGGGTAGTTTGACTGGGGCGGTCTCCTCCTAAAGAGTAACGGAGGAGTACGAAGGTGCACTCGGTACGGTCGGAAATCGTGCCAAGAGTATAAAGGCAAAAGTGCGCTTGACTGCGAGAGTGACGGCTCGAGCAGGTACGAAAGTAGGTCTTAGTGATCCGGTGGTTCCGAATGGAAGGGCCATCGCTCAACGGATAAAAGGTACTCCGGGGATAACAGGCTGATTCCTCCCAAGAGTTCATATCGACGGAGGAGTTTGGCACCTCGATGTCGGCTCATCACATCCTGGGGCTGAAGCAGGTCCCAAGGGTATGGCTGTTCGCCATTTAAAGTGGTACGCGAGCTGGGTTCAGAACGTCGTGAGACAGTTCGGTCCCTATCTGCCGTGGGCGTTAGAGATTTGAGAAGAGTTGCTCCTAGTACGAGAGGACCGGAGTGAACGAACCACTGGTGTTCCGGTTGTTTCGCCAGAAGCATTGCCGGGTAGCTACGTTCGGACGGGATAAACGCTGAAAGCATCTAAGCGTGAAGCCTCCTTCAAGATTAGATCTCTCTGATGTAAATCGGTAAGGAACGTTGGAGACTACGACGTTGATAGGCTGGGTGTGTAAGTGCAGTAATGTATGAAGCTTACCAGTACTAATGATCCGAGAGACTTAAGTCTATTTCTATGCTGAATTGTTAAATATTTTTATGTCCAAACACAGTTTTGGCGATGATAGCTTGTAGGAACCACCTGAATCCATTCCGAACTCAGAAGTGAAACTACAAAACGCTGATGATAGTCTGGCATTGCCCAGGTGAAAGTAGGTAGTCGCCATTCTTTTCAAATAACAGAAGACTTATCGTGATAAGCAATCTAAAGCTCCTTTATTAGGGGCTTTTGTATTTATGGCTCAACAAAATAGATATATTTTAATCAATATAATTATAGTTAACTAATCTATAAAAATAGTAGATACAACATTCTGCTACAGAGCGTTTAATACCAAACAAAAAACATTCTCATACTTATGTTATAATGTAATTAAGATAACTATTTAATAATACCCATGCCTAGACCTATTAAGTTACCAGTAGATTTTGACAAGTACGATTATGCTGGCCTATCAAAAAAAGAGTCAAACCATAAAAACAAGATAAGACTGTTAGCAATGTCAAATATAAAAGATGGAATGAGTTTGCAAGATACTGGTAAAGTTTTAAAAACACCCTGGAAAACTATACAAACATGGCTACAGAACTTTAGAAAATATGGCATATCTAGCTTATATGTGAAAACCACAAAATATAAACCACCTAAAATAACGGAGGAAGTTAAGGTTTGGATTTCTAATTTCATGAAAACCTTATATAGTAATCAGGTTGGAGGTAGTATTACAGGTAAACAATTATTATGTTTAGTAAAACAGCATTTTGCTATAGAATGTTGTTTGCAAACTATATACAACACCCTACATAGCTTAAATCTTAGCTGGATAAGCTGTAGATCTAAGCATCCAAGATCAGACATAGAAGTTCAAGAATTATATAAAAAAACTTTGAAAGTTATGTCAGAAAATTAATCCCAGAGAATGTTGATATATCTACTGTAGATATATGGGTTCAAGATGAGTCAAGAGTTGGTCAGCAAGGTAGCTTAACAAGAATATGGGCTCCAACGGGAACAAGACCACGCAAGGTTAAGCAGGGACAGTTTATCTCTACATATATCTATGGTGCAGCATGTGCAAAGTCTAGAGATAGTTTTGGATTGATACTTCCAACTGCAAATACAATTGCTATGCAAACCTACTTAAATCAATTATCAAATCATATTGCTGCTGGTCGACATATAGCTTTGGTTGTAGATAATGCAGGCTGGCACACCTCAAAGCAATTAGATATACCAAAAAATATTACTTTGATACCATTACCTCCATACTCTCCTGAACTTAACCCTATGGAGCAGGTATGGGAATGGATGAAAAATAACTATCTATCAAATATTTGCTTTGACAGTTACAATGACATTCTTGAAAAATTAACTATTGCATGGAATCATTTTTCATCTAATGCTGAATTGGTGAAATCTATCTGCTCTAGAAAATGGATGTTTACCTAATCATGTATTTGGATTGGTATAAGGTTTCTAATGAAAGCCTTTTTCTCAGCTATATAATTAATAGTTTATTTATTGACTATTTTAATTTATGTAATAATTAATTTTAATAAAAACGTGATATAAATTAATTTTTATTTTAAATAATATTTAATATTTGCTGTTAAATTTATTGACTATATGCATATAGATCACTAGTATAATTACTACCAAAGTAAACACATTTTTTAAA
This Francisella opportunistica DNA region includes the following protein-coding sequences:
- a CDS encoding IS630 family transposase, whose amino-acid sequence is MWVQDESRVGQQGSLTRIWAPTGTRPRKVKQGQFISTYIYGAACAKSRDSFGLILPTANTIAMQTYLNQLSNHIAAGRHIALVVDNAGWHTSKQLDIPKNITLIPLPPYSPELNPMEQVWEWMKNNYLSNICFDSYNDILEKLTIAWNHFSSNAELVKSICSRKWMFT
- a CDS encoding helix-turn-helix domain-containing protein, with product MPRPIKLPVDFDKYDYAGLSKKESNHKNKIRLLAMSNIKDGMSLQDTGKVLKTPWKTIQTWLQNFRKYGISSLYVKTTKYKPPKITEEVKVWISNFMKTLYSNQVGGSITGKQLLCLVKQHFAIECCLQTIYNTLHSLNLSWISCRSKHPRSDIEVQELYKKTLKVMSEN